A single region of the Gossypium arboreum isolate Shixiya-1 chromosome 12, ASM2569848v2, whole genome shotgun sequence genome encodes:
- the LOC108464531 gene encoding LOW QUALITY PROTEIN: cellulose synthase A catalytic subunit 2 [UDP-forming] (The sequence of the model RefSeq protein was modified relative to this genomic sequence to represent the inferred CDS: substituted 1 base at 1 genomic stop codon) encodes MDTGGRLIAGSHNRNEFVLINAYENARIKSVKELSGQSCQICGDEIEIEITVDGEPFVACNECAFPVCRTCYEYGRREGNQACPQCKTRYKRIKGSPRVEGDEEEDDIDDLDNEFDYGTLDPQQVTDAMLTARLNAVRGSQLNSSRMAAHSELYSSPPSSQIPLLTYVEEGLEISADHHALIVPSSMGHGDRVHPMSYTDLSIPLQHRPMVPRKGIAVYGYGSVSWKDRMEEWKKKQNEKLQVVKHEGGNDGGNLDGEELDADLPMMDEGRQPLSRKLPIPSSKINPYRLVIIARLAILGLFFHYRLLHPVRDAYGLWLTSVICEIWFAVSWILDQFPKWYPIESETYLDRLSLRYEKEGKLSELASIDIFVSTVDPMKEPPLITANTVLSILAVDYPVDKVACYISDDGAAMLTFEALFETSEFARKWVPFCKKFNIEPRAPEWYFTQKIDYLTDKVHPTFVRERXAMKREYEEFKVRINGLVATAQKVPDDGWTMQDGTPWPGNSVRDHPGMIQVFLGHSGVRDVEGNELPCLVYVSREKRQGFEHHKKAGAMNALIRVSAVLSNAPYLLNVHCDHYINNSKALREAMCFMMDPISGKKVCYVQFPQRFDGIDRHDRYSNRNVVFFDINMKGLDGIQGPIYVGTGCVFRRQALYGYDAPVTKKPPGKTCNCLPKWCCCLCCCSRKNKKTKQNKMVKKPKQREASKQIHALENIEEGISDSISQKSSEGSQMKLEKKFGQSPVFVTSTLLENGGGPRNAIPPSLLSEAIQVISCSYEDKTEWGKEVGWIYGSVTEDILTGFKMHCHGWRSVYCMPKQPAFKGSAPINLSDRLHQVLRWALGSVEIFLSRHCPIWYGYGGGMKWLERFSYINSVVYHWTSIPLLVYCTLPAICLLTGKFIVPEISNYAGVVFMALFVSIAVTGILEMQWGGVGIDDWWRNKQFWVIGGVSSHLFALFLGLLKVLAGVSTSFTVTSKAADDGEFSELYLFKWTSLLIPPTTLLIINIVGVVVGVSDAINNGYDSWGPLFGRLFFALWVIIHLFPFLKGLLGKQDRMPTIILVWSILLASILTLMWVRINPFVSKDGPVLEICELNCDD; translated from the exons ATGGACACCGGAGGTCGACTCATTGCTGGTTCTCACAACAGGAATGAGTTTGTCTTGATAAATGCTTATGAAAATGCTAGA ATAAAGTCTGTGAAAGAATTGAGTGGCCAAAGCTGTCAGATATGCGGAGATGAGATTGAGATTGAGATTACAGTGGATGGAGAGCCCTTCGTTGCCTGCAATGAATGTGCTTTCCCTGTCTGCAGAACCTGCTATGAATATGGGAGAAGAGAGGGAAACCAAGCTTGCCCTCAATGCAAAACCAGATACAAACGAATCAAAG GTAGTCCTAGGGTTGaaggtgatgaagaagaagatgacaTAGATGATCTGGACAATGAGTTTGACTATGGCACTTTGGATCCTCAACAAGTTACTGATGCCATGCTCACTGCACGCCTTAATGCTGTCCGTGGTTCCCAGCTTAATAGTTCTCGAATGGCTGCACACTCAGAACTATATTCTTCTCCCCCTAGTTCTCAAATTCCTCTGTTGACATATGTTGAGGAG GGTCTGGAGATTTCTGCTGATCATCATGCCCTCATTGTACCCTCGTCTATGGGTCATGGAGATAGAGTTCATCCAATGAGTTATACTGATCTATCCATACCAT TGCAACATAGACCAATGGTTCCCAGGAAAGGTATAGCAGTATATGGTTATGGAAGTGTCTCATGGAAGGATCGGATGGAGGAGTGGAAGAAAAAGCAAAATGAAAAACTTCAGGTAGTTAAGCATGAAGGAGGGAATGATGGTGGAAACCTTGATGGAGAGGAGCTGGATGCTGATTTGCCAAT GATGGATGAAGGCAGACAACCGCTTTCAAGAAAGTTACCCATTCCTTCAAGCAAAATAAATCCATATAGATTGGTTATCATAGCTCGTCTTGCAATTCTTGGCCTCTTTTTTCACTATAGGCTTCTACACCCAGTCAGAGATGCTTATGGCTTGTGGTTGACTTCTGTAATTTGTGAAATATGGTTTGCTGTTTCATGGATTCTAGACCAATTCCCAAAATGGTACCCTATAGAGAGCGAAACATACCTTGATCGACTATCTTTGAG GTATGAGAAAGAAGGGAAACTGTCTGAATTAGCTAGCATAGACATTTTTGTGAGTACAGTGGATCCAATGAAGGAACCTCCACTGATCACTGCAAACACTGTTCTGTCCATCCTTGCTGTTGATTATCCTGTTGATAAAGTTGCATGCTATATATCAGATGATGGTGCCGCCATGCTCACATTTGAGGCTCTCTTTGAGACATCTGAATTTGCTAGGAAATGGGTTCCTTTCTGTAAAAAATTCAATATTGAGCCCCGTGCTCCAGAGTGGTATTTTACTCAAAAGATAGACTATCTAACAGACAAAGTCCATCCAACTTTTGTTAGGGAAAGGTGAGCGATGAAG AGAGAGTATGAAGAATTTAAAGTTAGGATAAATGGATTGGTTGCCACAGCACAGAAGGTTCCAGATGATGGTTGGACAATGCAGGATGGAACTCCTTGGCCTGGAAACAGTGTTCGTGACCATCCTGGAATGATTCAG GTTTTCCTAGGCCATAGTGGTGTTCGTGATGTGGAGGGTAATGAGCTACCTTGCCTAGTTTATGTCTCTCGTGAGAAGAGGCAAGGGTTTGAACATCATAAAAAGGCTGGGGCCATGAATGCTTTG ATACGAGTCTCTGCAGTTCTCTCGAATGCTCCTTATCTTCTGAACGTTCACTGTGATCACTATATTAACAATAGCAAAGCACTTAGAGAAGCCATGTGTTTCATGATGGATCCAATATCAGGGAAGAAAGTTTGCTATGTACAGTTTCCTCAAAGATTTGATGGAATTGATCGTCATGATAGATACTCAAATCGAAATGTTGTGTTCTTTGAT ATCAACATGAAAGGATTAGATGGCATACAAGGACCGATATATGTTGGAACAGGGTGTGTTTTCAGAAGGCAAGCACTTTATGGTTATGATGCGCCAGTTACCAAGAAGCCTCCTGGCAAGACCTGCAATTGTTTACCGAAATGGTGCTGCTGTCTCTGCTGTTGTTCTAGAAAGAACAAGAAAACGAAGCAAAACAAGATGGTGAAGAAACCTAAGCAAAGGGAAGCTTCAAAACAGATACACGCTCTTGAAAACATTGAAGAAGGAATTTCAG ACTCCATCTCTCAGAAGTCATCTGAGGGATCACAGATGAAACTGGAGAAGAAATTTGGTCAATCTCCTGTTTTTGTGACTTCCACTCTTCTGGAGAATGGTGGAGGCCCTCGAAATGCAATCCCTCCATCATTACTGAGCGAAGCGATCCAAGTCATAAGTTGCAGTTATGAAGATAAAACAGAATGGGGGAAGGAA GTTGGCTGGATATATGGCTCTGTGACTGAGGATATCCTGACTGGCTTCAAGATGCATTGTCATGGTTGGCGATCTGTGTACTGTATGCCTAAACAACCTGCTTTTAAGGGTTCAGCTCCTATTAATCTCTCAGATCGTCTACACCAAGTTCTGCGATGGGCTCTTGGATCTGTTGAAATTTTCTTGAGCAGACATTGTCCCATTTGGTATGGATATGGGGGTGGGATGAAATGGTTGGAACGATTTTCCTACATAAACTCGGTTGTATATCATTGGACCTCTATTCCCTTGCTTGTTTACTGCACCCTTCCGGCTATTTGTCTCCTTACTGGGAAATTTATTGTTCCTGAG ATTAGCAACTATGCCGGTGTTGTATTCATGGCTCTCTTTGTATCAATTGCTGTAACTGGTATCCTTGAGATGCAGTGGGGTGGTGTTGGAATCGATGACTGGTGGAGAAATAAGCAGTTCTGGGTGATTGGAGGTGTTTCATCACATCTTTTTGCCCTCTTTCTGGGATTACTAAAGGTTCTGGCTGGTGTCAGCACAAGCTTCACTGTGACCTCTAAAGCAGCTGATGATGGTGAATTTTCTGAGCTATACCTCTTCAAGTGGACATCCTTGCTAATCCCTCCCACCACCTTGTTGATCATAAACATAGTTGGTGTCGTGGTTGGAGTCTCAGATGCAATCAATAACGGGTATGACTCCTGGGGCCCCTTGTTTGGGCGACTATTTTTTGCCCTTTGGGTTATTATCCACCTTTTTCCCTTCCTCAAAGGTTTACTCGGAAAACAAGACCGGATGCCAACCATTATTTTGGTGTGGTCAATCCTGCTGGCCTCTATTTTGACTCTTATGTGGGTCCGGATAAACCCATTCGTCTCGAAAGATGGTCCTGTATTAGAAATTTGTGAGTTGAATTGTGATGACTAG